From a single Apium graveolens cultivar Ventura chromosome 2, ASM990537v1, whole genome shotgun sequence genomic region:
- the LOC141706965 gene encoding protein ECERIFERUM 2-like, translating into MENLVYNKKISTVVPARMTPEEKSIHELTNMDLAMKLHYIRGVYFFESKAVEGLVILDLKKPFFQLLNVYFPASGRVRRSEKGGGRPIIRCNDSGVRIVEAQSSKKLEEWMDMIKDDYSANDHLVYKHVLGPDLGFSPLVFVQFTWFQCGGMSVGLSWSHILGDAFTASAFINKWAQILGGQMPCQPAENPSSETYKLPSLPTKSGSLKRVGPVGDYWVAPNNCKMRTHCFNITGQQLHHLLINICGLSPSENIRPFEYISAIIWKSLAKIRKELMSESVTICTNSCPGKGTELPRNRQVVSTVAFDASVIDADVVQLAELIAKKQVDEREMIEGLIDKEDGSLDCIVYGANLTFVNLEDAKMYEMELKGVKTVYANYSIDGVGDNGVVLVLPEIEDGDKGIRVTMVLSENEVEEIKHELKCEWGIN; encoded by the exons ATGGAGAACCTAGTTTACAACAAGAAGATATCCACGGTGGTTCCGGCGAGAATGACACCGGAGGAGAAAAGCATTCATGAACTAACAAACATGGATTTAGCAATGAAACTTCATTACATCAGAGGTGTTTACTTTTTTGAGAGCAAAGCTGTTGAAGGATTGGTGATTCTTGACTTGAAAAAACCGTTTTTCCAGCTTCTTAATGTATATTTTCCGGCATCCGGACGAGTCCGGAGGTCGGAAAAAGGAGGTGGAAGGCCGATAATAAGGTGCAATGATAGCGGTGTGAGGATTGTTGAAGCACAGTCTAGCAAAAAGTTGGAGGAATGGATGGACATGATTAAAGATGATTATTCTGCTAATGATCATCTTGTTTATAAGCATGTTCTTGGTCCTGATCTTGGTTTCTCTCCACTTGTCTTTGTGCAG TTCACATGGTTCCAGTGTGGAGGAATGTCCGTGGGCCTTAGCTGGTCCCACATTCTTGGAGAtgcattcacagcttcagccttCATCAACAAGTGGGCCCAGATTCTTGGAGGACAGATGCCATGTCAGCCTGCAGAAAACCCAAGCTCTGAAACTTACAAACTTCCTTCTTTACCCACAAAATCAGGTTCACTTAAAAGAGTTGGCCCTGTTGGAGACTATTGGGTAGCTCCAAATAACTGCAAAATGAGGACACATTGTTTTAATATCACTGGACAGCAACTTCATCATTTGCTTATTAACATCTGTGGGCTAAGCCCAAGTGAAAATATCAGGCCTTTTGAATATATCTCTGCTATAATATGGAAATCTCTTGCCAAGATAAGAAAAGAGTTGATGTCAGAATCTGTGACAATATGTACCAACAGTTGTCCTGGCAAGGGAACTGAATTGCCAAGAAACAGGCAAGTTGTGAGCACAGTTGCATTTGATGCAAGTGTCATTGATGCTGATGTAGTGCAGCTAGCTGAGTTGATTGCAAAGAAACAAGTCGACGAGCGAGAAATGATTGAAGGGTTGATTGATAAGGAGGATGGAAGCTTGGACTGTATAGTATACGGGGCAAATTTGACATTCGTAAATCTTGAAGACGCGAAAATGTACGAGATGGAACTGAAGGGAGTGAAAACTGTTTATGCAAATTACAGTATCGACGGAGTTGGAGACAATGGGGTAGTGTTGGTTCTTCCGGAGATTGAAGATGGTGACAAGGGCATAAGAGTGACAATGGTATTGTCTGAGAATGAAGTTGAAGAGATCAAGCATGAGCTAAAATGTGAATGGGGCATCAACTGA